The following are encoded together in the Rhizobium sp. SSA_523 genome:
- a CDS encoding ABC transporter ATP-binding protein, which produces MASVSLRKLDKSYGALRIVKGIDLEIEDGEFVVFVGPSGCGKSTTLRMIAGLEAITDGEIRIGDRVVNRLAPRERDIAMVFQDYALYPHKTVRENMGFSLKVRGVSMKDAEGRINEAAEMLGIGHLLDRRPGQLSGGQRQRVAMGRAIVRRPQVFLFDEPLSNLDAKLRGQVRTEIKRLHQQLGTTIIYVTHDQVEAMTLADRIVILRGGDIEQVGTPDDVYNKPQSVFVGGFVGSPAMNFARAKVAAGSLEFANGDRIPLSMLAAGKQNMEDGREVIVGIRPEHFVTLADPAMTLTADVQVVEPLGSDTLVHFLIGGEMLTARMPPDMRPKVGTTLRLGLDPSKVHLFDAASERAIA; this is translated from the coding sequence ATGGCTTCGGTTAGCCTTCGCAAGCTTGATAAGAGCTATGGCGCTTTGCGGATCGTCAAGGGAATCGATCTCGAGATCGAGGATGGCGAGTTCGTCGTGTTCGTCGGTCCGTCCGGATGTGGCAAATCCACAACCTTGCGCATGATCGCCGGGCTTGAGGCCATTACCGACGGAGAGATCCGTATCGGCGATCGCGTCGTCAACCGTCTGGCGCCCCGTGAGCGCGACATCGCCATGGTGTTTCAGGATTACGCCCTTTATCCGCACAAAACCGTCCGCGAGAACATGGGCTTCAGCCTCAAGGTGCGCGGCGTCAGCATGAAGGATGCGGAAGGCCGCATCAACGAAGCCGCCGAGATGCTGGGCATAGGTCATTTGCTGGATCGTCGGCCCGGCCAGCTCTCCGGCGGCCAGAGACAGCGCGTGGCCATGGGCCGCGCGATCGTGCGCCGGCCTCAGGTCTTCCTTTTTGACGAGCCGCTGTCCAACCTCGATGCCAAGCTGCGCGGTCAGGTGCGCACCGAGATCAAGCGCCTCCACCAGCAGCTCGGCACCACCATCATCTACGTAACCCATGATCAGGTGGAGGCGATGACGCTGGCGGACCGGATTGTCATCCTGCGCGGTGGCGACATCGAACAGGTCGGCACGCCCGATGACGTCTACAACAAGCCGCAAAGCGTCTTTGTCGGTGGTTTCGTCGGATCGCCGGCCATGAACTTCGCGCGCGCCAAGGTCGCTGCCGGGTCCCTGGAATTTGCCAATGGCGACCGCATTCCCTTGTCGATGCTCGCCGCCGGCAAGCAGAACATGGAAGACGGCCGCGAGGTGATCGTCGGCATCCGTCCGGAACATTTCGTGACGCTTGCCGATCCTGCGATGACGCTGACGGCGGATGTGCAGGTCGTCGAGCCGCTGGGCTCCGACACGCTGGTCCATTTCCTCATCGGCGGCGAGATGCTGACGGCGCGCATGCCGCCCGATATGCGTCCCAAGGTGGGCACCACCTTGCGGCTCGGCCTCGATCCGTCGAAAGTTCACCTCTTCGATGCCGCGAGCGAACGCGCCATCGCATGA
- a CDS encoding LacI family DNA-binding transcriptional regulator, whose product MSEDVRSDLERPVRQRRKMQSVTMTDVADYAKVSPSTVSLYLRRPEAVSASAGSAIARAIDKLNYVPNLVAGGLAAASSRAVSIIVPSVRNAFFAETVAAMQTALRKERLQVILGHTEYDEREEEDLVRTALSWAPAAIVVTGLSHSETTRRMLGNAKVPVIEIWELGGPQIDAAIGFHHDQVGAAAARHLLQQGRRHLAFLGARMHEDRRAKLRCDGFMATARDAGVVAEVVQHPDASSADVGAMLLSETMQQLPQTDGIACSNDHVALGVLFECQRMSIAVPERLATIGFGDLSFSAACNPPLSTIRPSGDLIGREAARLILEQLAGRAPQPQTMIDTRFTLLHRRSS is encoded by the coding sequence ATGTCGGAGGATGTCAGATCGGATTTGGAGCGGCCTGTGCGGCAGCGGCGCAAGATGCAAAGCGTCACGATGACCGATGTCGCCGATTACGCAAAAGTCTCGCCATCCACCGTGTCGCTCTATCTGCGGCGGCCCGAGGCGGTTTCCGCAAGCGCCGGCAGCGCCATAGCGCGCGCCATCGACAAGCTGAATTACGTGCCGAACCTCGTCGCCGGCGGTTTGGCGGCAGCCTCCTCGCGCGCCGTCAGCATCATCGTTCCGTCGGTCCGCAATGCCTTCTTTGCTGAAACCGTCGCGGCCATGCAGACGGCACTGCGCAAGGAAAGGCTGCAGGTCATCCTCGGCCATACGGAATATGACGAGCGCGAGGAGGAGGATCTGGTGCGCACCGCGCTCTCCTGGGCGCCGGCCGCCATCGTGGTGACGGGTCTTTCGCACAGCGAGACCACACGCCGGATGCTGGGCAATGCCAAGGTTCCGGTAATCGAGATCTGGGAACTGGGCGGTCCGCAGATCGATGCGGCGATCGGTTTCCATCATGATCAGGTGGGCGCTGCGGCGGCCCGCCATCTCCTGCAGCAGGGAAGGCGCCATCTGGCCTTTCTCGGCGCCCGCATGCACGAGGACCGCCGTGCCAAACTCCGCTGCGATGGCTTCATGGCGACCGCGCGGGACGCCGGTGTCGTCGCCGAGGTCGTGCAACATCCCGATGCCTCCTCGGCCGATGTCGGCGCCATGCTCTTGTCGGAGACGATGCAGCAGCTGCCGCAGACCGACGGGATCGCCTGCTCGAATGATCACGTCGCGCTTGGTGTCCTGTTCGAATGCCAAAGAATGAGCATTGCCGTGCCGGAGAGACTGGCGACGATCGGCTTCGGAGACCTGAGCTTCAGTGCCGCCTGCAACCCGCCGCTCAGCACCATTCGGCCCTCCGGCGACCTGATTGGCCGCGAGGCCGCACGCCTGATCCTGGAGCAGCTTGCGGGGCGGGCACCGCAGCCGCAAACGATGATCGACACACGCTTCACCCTTCTGCATCGGCGCAGCAGCTAG
- a CDS encoding AI-2E family transporter → MSRARISVIVLLVLLVLLMVAAPSMLLLTFAGLLFAILLNAGGSYVARWTGLGDRTGVLAFTFMIFATLIVLGFWFAPAVGEQIDQLSDAVPKAIARLETWLSHYQWGQDMISRLSVEDLLTGSLRSTATSAVTTTFGGLGNIVIILFIGLYGALEPQIYQRGLLALLPPSARARGEDVLQKSVSRLRHWLKAQFLSMTAVGLLTALGLWAIGLPLPLLLGLMAALLAFIPNIGPILACLPALSLALPSGMTMVIWVLIVYTAVQTAESYFLTPLIQRHEVHLPPALILSVQILLAALFGILGLALATPLTALAIVLVREIYVRDYLRGGEAPVEEA, encoded by the coding sequence ATGTCCCGCGCCCGCATCTCGGTCATTGTCCTGCTTGTTCTTCTCGTTCTGCTGATGGTGGCTGCCCCCTCCATGCTCCTCCTGACCTTCGCAGGCCTGCTATTTGCAATCCTGTTGAATGCGGGCGGCTCGTATGTCGCGCGCTGGACGGGGCTCGGTGACCGAACAGGCGTCCTGGCATTCACGTTCATGATCTTCGCGACGCTGATCGTTCTCGGCTTCTGGTTCGCCCCGGCGGTCGGGGAGCAGATCGACCAGCTATCCGATGCCGTTCCCAAGGCCATAGCGCGGCTGGAAACCTGGCTTAGCCATTATCAATGGGGGCAGGACATGATTTCACGGCTATCGGTGGAGGATCTGTTGACCGGCAGCCTCCGGTCGACCGCCACCTCTGCCGTCACCACGACCTTTGGCGGGCTCGGCAATATTGTCATCATCCTGTTCATCGGCCTTTATGGCGCCCTGGAGCCGCAGATTTATCAGCGCGGGCTTCTGGCGCTACTGCCGCCTTCCGCGCGCGCGCGCGGCGAGGATGTTCTGCAGAAATCGGTTTCGCGGCTGCGGCATTGGCTGAAGGCGCAATTCCTTTCGATGACCGCGGTAGGCCTCCTTACCGCCCTCGGTCTCTGGGCGATCGGCCTGCCTTTGCCCCTGCTGCTCGGCCTGATGGCGGCGCTGCTGGCCTTCATTCCGAATATCGGGCCGATCCTCGCCTGCCTTCCCGCCCTTTCGCTTGCCCTGCCGAGCGGCATGACGATGGTGATCTGGGTGTTGATCGTTTATACCGCCGTACAAACGGCCGAGAGTTATTTCCTGACGCCGCTCATCCAGCGCCATGAGGTGCATTTGCCGCCGGCACTGATCCTCTCCGTGCAGATTCTGCTTGCCGCACTGTTCGGTATTCTCGGCCTCGCGCTGGCAACGCCGCTGACGGCGCTGGCCATTGTCCTCGTCCGGGAAATCTATGTACGCG